One window from the genome of Salvelinus sp. IW2-2015 unplaced genomic scaffold, ASM291031v2 Un_scaffold16393, whole genome shotgun sequence encodes:
- the sptan1 gene encoding spectrin alpha chain, non-erythrocytic 1 isoform X3: protein MDTSGVKVLESADDIQERRQQVLDRYRRFKELSGVRRQKLEDSYRFQFFRRDADELEKWIQEKLQIASDENYKDPTNLQGKLQKHQAFEAEVQANAGAIIKLDETGNLMISEGHFASETIRTRLEELHRLWDLLLQKTKEKGVRLLQAQKLVQYLRECEDALDWISDKEAMATSEELGQDLEHVEVLQKKFEEFQTDLAAHEERVNEVNQLAGKLSQESHPEAELIVRKQEEVNAAWQRLKGLAQQRQGRLFGAAEVQRFNRDVDETISWIKEKEQLMASDDFGRDLASVQALLRKHEGLERDLAALEDKVNTLGGEAERLQQTHPQNASQIHLKRDELITNWEQIRTLAAERHARLNDSYRLQRYTSDFRDLTSWVTEMKALINADELANDVAGAEALLDRHQEHKGEIDAHEDSFKATDEAGQALLNTGHYASEEVKEKLGVLTEEKESLLELWEVRRQQYEQCMDLQLFYRDTEQVDNWMSKQEAFLLNEDLGDSLDSVEALLKKHEDFEKSLSAQEEKITALDEFATKLIQNNHYAKEDVATRRDALLSRRNALHERAQSRRAALEDSFHLQQFSRDSDELKSWINEKMKTATDEAYKDPSNLQGKVQKHQAFEAELSANQSRIDALQKSGQELLDGKHYATDEVSVRMDEVSSQWKKLLEATELKGIKLREANQQQQFNRNVEDIELWLYEVEGHLASDDYGKDLTSVQNLQKKHALLEADVAAHQDRIDGITIQARQFQEAGHFDADNIKRKQEALMARYDALRDPMAARKQKLSDSLRLQQLFRDVEDEETWIREKEPIAASTNRGKDLIGVQNLLKKHQALQAEIAGHEPRIKAVTQKGEAMVEEGHFAGEEVKVKLEELNGRWDTLKGKAGQRRQDLEDSLQAQQYFADANEAESWMREKEPIVSSPDYGKDEDSAEALLKKHEALMSDLSAYGSSIQALKEQAQTCRQQVAPTDDETGKELVLALYDYQEKSPREVTMKKGDILTLLNSTNKDWWKVEVNDRQGFVPAAYVKKLDPTQSSSRENLLDEQGSIGLRQDQIENQPLAKEACSVSVRMKQVEELYGTLQELGEKRKDMLEKSCKKFMLFREANELQQWINEKEGALTNEEVGSDLEQVEVLQKKFDDFQKDLKANESRLRDINKVASELESEGLMAEEATMVQAQEQVMLGSAPGQDEADNKNASPWKNVRLAVQTTANFNTIKELNNRWRSLQQLAEERSNMLGSAHEVQRFHRDADETKEWIEEKNQALNTDNYGHDLASVQALQRKHEGFERDLAALGDKVNSLGETAERLIQSHPEAVDDIQEKCTELNTAWSSLVGRADQRKDKLGNSHDLQRFLSDFRDLMSWINGIRGLVSSEELAKDVTGAEALLERHQEHRTEIDARAGTFQAFEQFGQQLLARGHYASPEIQQKLEALDHERADLEKAWVQRRMMLDQCLELQLFNRDCEQAENWMAAREAFLASDDKGDSLDSVEALIKKHEDFDKAINVQEEKIAALQSFADQLVGADHYAKPEIFNRRNEVLDRWRRLKAQMIEKRSKLGESQTLQQFSRDVDEIEAWISEKLQTATDESYKDPTNIQLSKLLSKHQKHQAFEAELHANADRIRGVIDTGNALIHRGACSGSEDAVQSRLGALDEQWQFLVNKSAEKSQKLKEANKQQNFNTGIKDFDFWLSEVEALLASEDYGKDLASVNNLLKKHQLLEADISAHEDRLKDLNGQADSLTASTAFDPTQVKDKRDAVNGRFAKIKSMATGRRAKLNESHRLHQFFRDLDDEESWIKEKKLLVSSEDYGRDLTGVQNLRKKHKRLEAELGAHEPAIQSVQDTGKKLSDDNTIGQDEIEQRLAQFEEHWMELKDLAAARGQRLEESLEYQQFVANVEEEEAWINEKLNLVGSEDYGDTLAAVQGLLKKHEAFETDFSVHRDRVNDVCSNGDELIKKNNHHVDSISAKMASLRGKVSELERAAAMRKAKLDENSAFLQFNWKADVVESWIGEKENSLKTDDYGRDLSSVQTLLTKQETFDAGLQAFQQEGITNITALKDQLLAAKHVQSKAIEARHAALMKRWNQLLDNSQARKKKLLEAQEHFRKVEDLFLTFAKKASAFNSWFENAEEDLTDPVRCNSLEEIRALRDAHEAFRSSLSSAQADFNQLAELDRQIKSYQVVSNPYTWFTMEALEETWRNLQKIIKERELELQKEQRRQEENDKLRQEFAQHANAFHQWLQETRTYLLDGIAYRRVVRVIQYEVGDDLSGRSCMVEESGTLESQLEATKRKHQEIRAMRSQLKKIEDLGAAMEEALILDNKYTEHSTVGLAQQWDQLDQLGMRMQHNLEQQIQARNTTGVTEDALKEFSMMFKHFDKEKSGRLNHQEFKSCLRSLGYDLPMVEEGEPDPEFESILDTVDPNRDGNVSLQEYMAFMISRETENVKSSEEIESAFRALSVDAKPYVTKEELYQNLSKEQADYCISHMKPYLDSKGREMPSAFDFVEFTRSLFVN from the exons ATGGATACCAGTGGGGTGAAAGTGCTGGAGTCTGCTGATGACATCCAGGAGCGCCGGCAGCAGGTGTTGGACCGCTACCGGCGCTTCAAGGAGCTTTCGGGTGTGCGACGGCAGAAGCTGGAGGACTCGTACCGCTTCCAGTTCTTCCGCCGCGATGCTGACGAGCTGGAGAAGTGGATCCAGGAGAAGCTGCAGATCGCCTCTGATGAGAACTACAAGGACCCTACCAACCTCCAG GGCAAGCTCCAGAAACATCAGGCCTTCGAGGCGGAGGTGCAGGCCAATGCTGGAGCCATCATTAAGCTAGACGAGACTGGCAACCTTATGATCTCCGAAGGCCACTTTGCCTCCGAAACCATCCGC ACTCGTCTGGAGGAGCTTCACCGTCTTTGGGACCTGCTGCTGCAGAAGACCAAGGAGAAGGGTGTCCGTCTGCTGCAGGCCCAGAAGCTGGTGCAGTACCTGCGCGAGTGTGAGGATGCCCTGGACTGGATCAGTGACAAG GAGGCCATGGCCACCTCGGAGGAGCTGGGCCAGGACCTGGAGCACGTAGAGGTGCTCCAGAAGAAGTTTGAGGAGTTCCAGACGGACCTGGCAGCCCACGAGGAGCGTGTGAACGAGGTGAACCAGCTGGCGGGCAAGTTGAGCCAGGAGTCCCACCCCGAGGCGGAGCTCATCGTTCGCAAGCAGGAGGAGGTGAACGCCGCCTGGCAGAGGCTCAAGGGCCTGGCGCAGCAGAGGCAGGGCAGGCTGTTCGGAGCCGCCGAGGTGCAGAGATTTAACAG GGATGTGGACGAGACCATTAGCTGGATCAAGGAGAAGGAGCAGCTCATGGCATCCGATGACTTTGGCCGGGACCTGGCCAGCGTTCAGGCTCTGCTGCGCAAGCATGAGGgcctggagagagacctggctgcCCTCGAGGACAAGGTCAACACTCTGGGCGGAGAGGCTGAACGTCTGCAGCAGACACACCCCCAGAACGCCTCCCAGATCCACCTGAAGAGGGATGAGCTCATCACCAACTGGGAGCAGATCCGCACGCTGGCCGCCGAGCGCCACGCCCGCCTCAACGACTCCTACAG GCTGCAGCGCTACACTTCAGACTTCCGTGACCTGACCAGCTGGGTGACGGAGATGAAGGCCCTGATCAATGCTGATGAGCTGGCCAACGACGTGGCTGGAGCTGAGGCTCTCCTCGACCGCCACCAGGAACACAAG GGTGAGATTGACGCCCATGAGGACAGCTTCAAAGCCACGGACGAGGCCGGCCAGGCTCTGCTCAACACTGGACACTACGCCTCAGAGGAGGTCAAGGAGAAG ctgggtgTACTGACTGAGGAGAAGGAGTCTCTGCTGGAGCTGTGGGAGGTGCGCAGGCAGCAGTACGAGCAGTGCATGGACCTGCAACTCTTCTACAGGGACACGGAGCAGGTCGACAACTGGATGAGCAAGCAAGAG GCGTTCCTTCTGAACGAGGATCTTGGTGACTCTCTGGACAGCGTGGAGGCCCTGCTGAAGAAACACGAGGACTTTGAGAAGTCCCTCAGCGCCCAGGAGGAGAAGATCACT GCCCTGGATGAATTTGCCACCAAACTGATCCAGAACAACCACTACGCCAAGGAGGATGTGGCCACTCGTAGAGATGCT CTGCTGAGCCGCCGTAACGCCCTGCATGAGCGTGCCCAGTCCCGCCGCGCCGCCCTGGAGGACTCCTTCCACTTGCAGCAGTTCTCCCGCGACTCGGACGAGCTCAAGAGCTGGATCAATGAGAAGATGAAGACGGCCACCGACGAAGCCTACAAG GATCCGTCCAACTTGCAGGGCAAGGTCCAGAAGCACCAGGCCTTCGAGGCGGAGCTGTCAGCCAACCAGAGCCGCATCGACGCGCTGCAGAAGTCTGGACAGGAGCTCCTGGACGGAAAGCACTACGCCACGGACGAAGTGTCGGTCCGCATGGACGAGGTCAGCTCCCAGTGGAAGAAGCTGCTGGAGGCCACTGAGCTCAAAG gCATCAAGCTGCGTGAGGCTAACCAGCAGCAGCAGTTCAACAGGAATGTGGAGGACATTGAGCTGTGGCTTTACGAGGTGGAGGGCCACCTGGCCTCCGATGACTACGGCAAGGACCTGACCAGCGTCCagaacctgcagaagaaacatgCCCTGCTGGAGGCCGATGTGGCCGCACACCAG gaCCGCATTGACGGCATCACCATCCAGGCGCGTCAGTTCCAGGAGGCGGGCCACTTTGACGCTGACAACATCAAGCGCAAGCAGGAGGCCCTGATGGCGCGCTACGACGCCCTTCGCGACCCTATGGCTGCTCGCAAGCAGAAGCTATCAGACTCGCTGCGGCTGCAGCAGCTCTTCAGAGATGTGGAGGACGAGGAGACCTGGATCCGGGAGAAGGAGCCCATCGCCGCCTCCACCAACCGGGGCAAAGACTTGATTGGCGTTCAGAACTTGCTGAAGAAGCACCAGGCCCTGCAAGCGGAGATCGCCGGCCACGAACCCCGCATCAAGGCTGTCACCCAAAAGGGAGAGGCCATGGTGGAGGAAG GTCACTTTGCCGGAGAGGAGGTGAAGGTGAAGCTGGAGGAGCTGAACGGCCGCTGGGACACCCTGAAGGGCAAGGCCGGGCAGCGCAGGCAGGACCTGGAGGATTCGCTGCAGGCCCAGCAGTACTTTGCCGACGCCAACGAGGCAGAGTCCTGGATGAGGGAGAAGGAGCCCATTGTGAGCAGCCCCGACTACGGCAAGGACGAGGACTCTGCTGAG GCCCTGCTGAAGAAGCACGAAGCCCTGATGTCTGACCTGAGTGCCTATGGAAGCAGCATCCAGGCTCTGAAGGAGCAGGCCCAAACCTGTAGG CAACAAGTGGCTCCCACCGATGATGAGACGGGTAAAGAGCTGGTGCTGGCCCTCTATGACTACCAGGAGAAGAGCCCCCGCGAGGTCACCATGAAGAAGGGAGACATCCTCACCCTGCTCAACAGCACtaacaag GACTGGTGGAAGGTGGAGGTGAACGACCGCCAGGGTTTTGTTCCGGCAGCCTACGTCAAGAAGCTGGATCCCACCCAGTCCTCTTCCAGAGAGAACCTGCTGGATGAGCAGGGCAGCATCGGCCTGCGCCAGGATCAGATTGAGAACCA GCCGTTGGCCAAGGAGGCGTGCAGTGTGTCTGTACGCATGAAGCAGGTGGAAGAACT GTACGGAACTCTCCAGGAGCTGGGCGAGAAGCGCAAGGACATGCTGGAGAAGAGCTGCAAGAAGTTCATGCTGTTCCGCGAAGCCAACGAACTACAGCAGTGGATTAACGAGAAGGAGGGAGCCCTCACCAATGAGGAGGTGGGCTCCGACCTGGAGCAGGTGGAGGTGCTGCAGAAGAAGTTTGACGACTTCCAGAAG GACCTGAAGGCCAATGAGTCTCGTCTGAGGGACATCAACAAGGTGGCGTCTGAGCTGGAGTCTGAGGGCCTGATGGCCGAGGAGGCAACCATGGTCCAAGCTCAG gaaCAAGTGATGCTGGGATCTGCTCCTGGCCAG GATGAGGCTGATAACAAGAATGCCTCTCCATGGAAG AATGTACGCTTGGCTGTTCAAACGACGGCTAACTTTAATACTATCAAG GAGCTGAACAACCGCTGGAGATCCCTGCAGCAGCTGGCCGAGGAGAGGAGCAACATGCTGGGCAGTGCCCACGAAGTGCAGAGGttccacag GGATGCGGATGAGACCAAGGAGTGGATCGAGGAGAAGAACCAAGCGCTGAACACAGACAACTATGGCCACGACCTGGCCAGCGTTCAGGCCCTTCAGCGCAAACACGAGGGCTTTGAGAGAGACCTGGCCGCCCTGGGAGATAAG GTGAACTCCCTGGGGGAGACAGCGGAGCGTCTGATCCAGTCCCACCCGGAGGCGGTGGACGACATCCAGGAGAAGTGCACAGAGCTCAATACGGCCTGGAGCAGCCTGGTGGGGCGCGCCGACCAGCGAAAGGATAAGCTAGGCAACTCCCACGACCTGCAGCGCTTCCTCTCCGACTTCAGGGACCTCATGTCCTGGATCAACGGCATCCGAGGCCTGGTGTCCTCagaagagctggccaaggacgtgaCCGGGGCTGAGGCCCTGCTAGAGAGACACCAG GAGCACCGTACTGAGATCGACGCCCGTGCGGGCACCTTCCAGGCCTTTGAGCAGTTTGGCCAGCAGCTGTTGGCGCGCGGCCACTACGCCAGCCCTGAGATCCAGCAGAAGCTGGAGGCCTTGGACCACGAGAGGGCAGACCTGGAGAAGGCCTGGGTGCAGAGACGAATGATGCTCGACCAGTGCCTGGAGCTCCAG cTGTTCAACCGTGACTGTGAACAGGCTGAGAACTGGATGGCGGCTCGCGAGGCCTTCCTGGCCAGCGACGACAAGGGTGACTCCCTGGACAGCGTGGAGGCTCTCATCAAGAAACACGAGGACTTTGACAAGGCCATCAACGTGCAGGAGGAGAAGATCGCTGCTCTGCAGTCCTTTGCAGACCAGCTGGTTGGCGCGGATCATTATGCCAAACCAGAGATATTCAACCGTCGCAATGAAGTCCTGGACAG GTGGCGCCGTCTGAAGGCTCAGATGATTGAGAAGCGCTCCAAGCTGGGCGAGTCCCAGACGCTGCAGCAGTTCAGCCGCGACGTGGACGAGATAGAGGCCTGGATCAGCGAGAAGCTGCAGACAGCTACAGATGAGTCCTATAAGGACCCCACCAACATCCAG CTGTCGAAGCTGCTG AGTAAGCACCAGAAGCACCAGGCCTTCGAGGCGGAGTTGCATGCCAACGCAGACCGCATCCGTGGGGTTATCGACACTGGCAACGCCCTCATCCATAGAGGGGCCTGCTCCGGCAGTGAGGATGCGGTTCAG TCGCGTCTGGGTGCTCTGGACGAGCAGTGGCAGTTCCTGGTGAACAAGTCGGCAGAGAAGAGCCAGAAGCTGAAAGAAGCCAACAAGCAGCAGAACTTCAACACTGGCATCAAGGACTTTGACTTCTGGCTCTCTGag GTCGAGGCCCTTCTTGCCTCTGAGGATTATGGCAAAGACCTTGCCTCAGTCAACAACCTGCTGAAGAAACACCAGCTTCTGGAAGCCGACATCTCTGCTCATGAG GATCGTCTGAAGGACCTGAACGGCCAGGCTGACAGCCTGACGGCCAGCACGGCCTTCGACCCCACCCAAGTTAAGGACAAGCGCGACGCCGTCAATGGACGCTTCGCCAAGATCAAGAGCATGGCCACTGGCCGCCGTGCAAAGCTCAACGAGTCGCACCGCCTGCACCAGTTCTTCAGGGACCTGGACGACGAGGAGTCTTGGATCAA AGAAAAGAAATTGCTAGTGAGTTCGGAGGACTATGGacgtgatttgacaggagtgcagAATCTGAGGAAGAAACACAAGAGGCTGGAGGCTGAGTTGGGGGCCCATGAGCCGGCCATCCAGTCTGTGCAGGACACAGGGAAGAAGCTGTCTGATGACAACACCATCGGCCAGGATGAGATTGAGCAGAGGCTGGCCCAGTTTGAGGAGCACTGGATGGAGCTGAAGGACCTGGCTGCAGCCAG GGGACAGAGGCTGGAGGAGTCGCTGGAATACCAGCAGTTTGTTGCGAATGTTGAAGAGGAGGAAGCCTGGATTAACGAGAAGCTGAACCTGGTGGGAAGTGAAGACTACGGGGATACCCTGGCTGCTGTGCAGGGCCTGTTGAAGAAGCATGAGGCGTTTGAGACTGACTTCTCCGTGCACAGGGACAGAGTGAATGACGTGTGTTCCAACGGAGACGAGCTCATTAAGAAG AACAACCACCACGTGGACAGCATCTCAGCCAAGATGGCGTCCCTGCGGGGCAAGGTGTCTGAGCTGGAGAGGGCCGCTGCAATGAGAAAAGCGAAGCTGGATGAGAACTCTGCCTTCTTGCAGTTCAACTGGAAGGCTGACGTGGTGGAGTCCTGGATCG GTGAGAAGGAGAACAGCCTGAAGACTGATGACTACGGACGAGATCTCTCATCTGTGCAGACCTTGCTCACTAAGCAG GAGACGTTTGACGCAGGGCTGCAGGCCTTCCAGCAGGAGGGTATCACCAACATCACGGCCCTCAAGGACCAGCTGCTGGCGGCCAAGCACGTCCAGTCCAAGGCCATCGAGGCGCGCCACGCTGCCCTCATGAAGCGCTGGAACCAGCTTCTCGACAACTCACAGGCCCGCAAGAAGAAACTGCTGGAGGCCCAGGAGCACTTCAGGAAG GTGGAAGACCTGTTCCTGACCTTTGCCAAGAAGGCGTCGGCCTTCAACAGCTGGTTTGAGAACGCTGAGGAGGACTTGACAGATCCGGTGCGCTGCAACTCGCTGGAGGAGATCCGGGCGCTGCGCGACGCCCACGAGGCCTTCCGCTCATCGCTGAGCTCGGCGCAGGCCGACTTCAACCAGCTGGCCGAGCTGGACCGGCAGATCAAGAGCTACCAGGTGGTGTCCAACCCCTACACCTGGTTCACTATGGAGGCCCTGGAAGAGACCTGGAGGAACCTgcagaagatcatcaag GAACGAGAGCTGGAGCTGCAGAAGGAgcagaggaggcaggaggagaatGACAAGCTGCGGCAGGAGTTTGCGCAGCACGCCAATGCATTCCACCAGTGGCTGCAGGAGACCAG GACATATCTTCTGGATGG CATAGCTTATCGACGGGTTGTCCGTGTCATTCAATATGAAGTCGGTGATGATCTTTCCGGAAG GTCCTGCATGGTAGAAGAGTCCGGAACCTTGGAATCACAACTTGAGGCAACCAAG